In Methanobacteriaceae archaeon, the following proteins share a genomic window:
- a CDS encoding DUF11 domain-containing protein produces the protein MNTTSEATDLAVSITGNASSVGIGDTVHLIISLSNLGPKSCDAKLNYKIPVGLKLLSSQGPGVYDVASGVWSAGLLLVNDTISLDLVLQVGMVGCFNHVVDVFDSLNISNNHMVWSMVCASVLGSVTPTVINSSAFDGLKPIDNGNGGSGSGSGNGGSGNGGNGGNGGGSGGAGGSGNGGKGGGNGGGSDGGDDQKPKPSINKGNGQLYRDQMYIRDYVGYVGSNNHDGSDDQGGSDSQIPSMPDWTLQPPGSEDDKVENGEIPNWVYMALAAGIIIAAVAIKKPEWGTAILNGLRTLWNTMRYFGGSTRYFAEKVLKPNVKNIFKLTGSEDSFNSFSAILDGLNPNVGSTVVKWVLKNGLNKIVSKIAPDFAPSIESSMGMVIDVVFSGINLAEFANDPLGKIENIINIFNPYHGDKQDDILGLTDPRPFG, from the coding sequence TTGAATACAACTAGTGAGGCCACGGATTTGGCCGTGAGTATCACGGGTAATGCTAGTAGTGTAGGTATTGGTGATACGGTTCATTTGATTATTAGTCTTAGTAATCTGGGCCCTAAATCGTGTGATGCTAAGCTGAATTATAAAATACCCGTAGGTTTGAAGTTATTATCTTCTCAAGGGCCAGGTGTTTATGATGTGGCCAGTGGTGTTTGGTCTGCTGGTTTGTTATTAGTTAATGATACGATTAGTTTGGATTTGGTTTTGCAGGTTGGTATGGTTGGTTGTTTTAATCATGTGGTGGATGTTTTTGATAGTTTGAATATTTCTAATAATCATATGGTTTGGTCTATGGTTTGTGCCAGTGTGCTGGGTAGTGTTACGCCAACGGTTATTAATTCCTCTGCATTTGATGGATTAAAACCAATCGATAATGGAAATGGTGGGTCTGGTAGTGGCAGTGGAAATGGAGGATCAGGCAATGGAGGAAATGGTGGTAATGGTGGAGGATCCGGAGGTGCAGGTGGATCTGGTAATGGAGGTAAAGGGGGCGGAAATGGTGGTGGAAGTGACGGTGGTGATGACCAAAAACCTAAACCCAGCATAAACAAAGGTAATGGTCAGCTTTATCGTGATCAGATGTATATAAGAGATTATGTAGGATATGTAGGTTCTAATAATCACGATGGCTCTGATGATCAAGGAGGATCAGATTCACAAATTCCTAGTATGCCGGATTGGACTTTACAACCGCCAGGATCAGAAGATGATAAAGTTGAAAATGGCGAGATACCTAACTGGGTTTATATGGCTTTAGCAGCAGGAATTATAATTGCTGCTGTTGCAATTAAAAAGCCAGAATGGGGAACAGCAATATTAAACGGTTTGAGAACTTTATGGAATACAATGAGATATTTCGGTGGTTCAACAAGATACTTTGCGGAAAAAGTTTTAAAACCAAATGTTAAGAATATATTTAAATTAACAGGTTCTGAAGATTCTTTTAATTCATTTTCAGCGATATTGGATGGTTTAAACCCTAATGTTGGTTCAACAGTTGTTAAATGGGTTTTGAAAAATGGATTAAATAAGATAGTGTCTAAGATTGCCCCTGATTTTGCTCCATCAATAGAATCCTCAATGGGAATGGTAATAGATGTGGTTTTCAGTGGGATAAATTTAGCAGAATTTGCTAATGATCCTCTTGGGAAAATTGAAAATATAATAAATATTTTTAATCCATATCATGGTGATAAGCAAGATGATATATTGGGTCTTACAGATCCAAGACCTTTTGGTTAA